One genomic region from Streptomyces sp. Li-HN-5-11 encodes:
- the rraA gene encoding ribonuclease E activity regulator RraA, protein MPVIPTPTADLADRHGDQLRVCDVQFTSYGAVHSFAGPIRTVTCHDDNALLHELLREPGEGCVVVVDGLASLRTALLGDLMAARAHANGWAGLVIRGAVRDVTALAGIRLGVQALGAIPRKSGKAGVGEVDVPLEFGGIVFVPGDVLYADDDGVVLLPRP, encoded by the coding sequence ATGCCTGTCATCCCCACCCCTACCGCCGACCTCGCCGACCGGCACGGTGACCAGCTGCGCGTCTGTGACGTGCAGTTCACTTCGTACGGAGCTGTCCATTCCTTCGCCGGCCCGATTCGCACAGTCACCTGTCACGACGACAACGCCCTGCTTCACGAACTGCTCAGGGAGCCCGGTGAGGGCTGCGTCGTGGTCGTCGACGGCCTCGCCTCCCTGCGTACGGCTCTCCTGGGTGACCTGATGGCCGCCCGTGCCCACGCCAACGGCTGGGCGGGCCTCGTCATCCGCGGCGCCGTCCGCGATGTCACCGCGCTTGCCGGTATCCGCCTCGGCGTCCAGGCTCTCGGTGCCATCCCGCGTAAGAGCGGGAAGGCGGGCGTCGGAGAGGTAGATGTGCCCCTCGAATTCGGCGGCATCGTGTTCGTGCCCGGCGATGTTCTGTATGCCGACGACGACGGTGTCGTACTCCTGCCGCGGCCCTGA
- a CDS encoding lactonase family protein gives MTRPTATAALSRRAVVALPVAAMGGAHAASAAASPADRREGTVAYVGSRTTAAREGKGKGIEVHDVSADGTTWRLLQTVKLDNPTFLAVDHTRRYLYAVHGDFTYVSAYRIAPGTGLLTALGRQETGGRNPAHLAVDPSNRFLIVANHSSGTVASLPLLDDGSLGPVVDLLPLPGDPGPHRTEQTGSKPHHVPFSPDGRHVVVPDKGVDRVFTLTLDADSGKLSLGPRPWVATREMTGPRHIAFHPHLPFAYTVDELRSTVTTYAWDAGRGALEPLQILPSTSPATTGDSRGGEVAVSPDGRFVYVSNRSGAGDSTPGGPEPDTIGVFEVSGRDGTLKPVGWTSTEGIRPRFFCLSPDGRRLYAANERSHSIVVFDVDRVNGRLRPTGTVVRTGSPVCVLLLRPTGGFIG, from the coding sequence GTGACCCGACCGACCGCCACGGCAGCGCTCTCGCGCCGCGCGGTGGTTGCTCTCCCCGTGGCCGCCATGGGAGGCGCGCATGCCGCCAGTGCTGCCGCCTCACCGGCCGATCGTCGGGAGGGCACCGTCGCCTATGTCGGATCCCGCACCACGGCGGCGCGGGAGGGGAAGGGCAAGGGCATCGAGGTCCATGACGTCAGTGCCGACGGCACCACCTGGCGACTGCTGCAGACCGTCAAGCTGGACAACCCCACGTTCCTGGCCGTCGACCACACGCGGCGGTACCTGTACGCGGTGCACGGCGACTTCACTTACGTCAGCGCCTACCGAATCGCCCCCGGCACCGGCCTGCTCACTGCCCTGGGCAGACAGGAGACCGGTGGCCGCAACCCGGCCCACCTGGCGGTGGATCCGTCGAACCGCTTCCTGATCGTGGCGAATCACTCATCGGGCACCGTGGCGAGCCTGCCGCTGCTGGACGACGGAAGCCTCGGGCCCGTGGTGGATCTTCTGCCGCTGCCCGGCGACCCCGGCCCGCACCGCACCGAGCAGACCGGCTCCAAACCGCACCACGTGCCCTTCTCCCCCGACGGCCGGCATGTCGTCGTACCGGACAAGGGAGTGGACCGGGTCTTCACCCTGACCCTGGACGCGGACTCCGGGAAGCTGTCCCTCGGACCGCGGCCCTGGGTTGCCACGAGAGAGATGACCGGCCCCAGGCACATCGCCTTCCACCCGCACCTGCCCTTCGCCTACACCGTCGACGAACTGCGTTCGACGGTGACCACGTACGCCTGGGACGCGGGACGCGGGGCGCTGGAACCGCTGCAGATCCTGCCCAGCACGTCCCCGGCGACCACCGGTGACAGCCGCGGCGGCGAGGTCGCGGTCAGCCCGGACGGGCGGTTCGTCTACGTCTCCAACCGCAGCGGAGCGGGTGACAGCACGCCGGGCGGGCCCGAGCCGGACACCATCGGTGTGTTCGAGGTCTCGGGACGGGACGGGACACTGAAGCCCGTCGGCTGGACATCCACCGAGGGCATCCGCCCGAGGTTCTTCTGTCTGAGCCCCGACGGCCGCCGGCTGTACGCCGCCAACGAGCGCAGTCACAGCATCGTCGTCTTCGACGTCGACCGCGTCAATGGCCGACTGCGGCCGACGGGCACGGTCGTACGCACCGGGTCCCCTGTCTGCGTCCTGTTGCTGCGCCCCACGGGCGGGTTCATAGGATGA
- a CDS encoding GntR family transcriptional regulator, translating into MSRQNLTTSMATRLLDLFRRTGLAEGAHVTEQWAADALEVSRTPVRKAMLFLTEVGILERVPNRGFFLTRDASALARPDLSEGADVEQTAYFEIADDYVGGRFTGSFTAADISRRYQLTPRQADRVLSRMEAEDLVRRKAGGRGWEFQHVMATVDAHDQSYRFRMIVEPAALLEPGFTADPDAFALHRHQQEALLHGDILLLPRAELFQVNASFHEMLVACSGNQFLLDAVRRQNRLRRLIEYRHQVDRSRLANQAREHLRLLDLVERGDLKEASAFLHGHLDKVRSIKTGIDREP; encoded by the coding sequence ATGTCGCGGCAGAATCTGACCACCTCCATGGCGACCCGACTGCTGGACCTGTTCCGCCGCACCGGGCTGGCCGAGGGCGCGCACGTCACCGAGCAGTGGGCGGCCGACGCCCTGGAGGTCTCCCGTACGCCGGTGCGCAAGGCAATGCTGTTCCTGACCGAGGTCGGCATCCTGGAGCGGGTCCCCAACCGCGGCTTCTTCCTCACCCGTGACGCGAGCGCCCTCGCCAGGCCCGACCTGAGCGAGGGCGCGGACGTGGAACAGACGGCCTACTTCGAGATCGCCGACGACTACGTGGGCGGGCGCTTCACCGGCTCGTTCACCGCCGCGGACATCAGCCGCCGCTACCAGCTCACCCCCCGTCAGGCGGACCGGGTGCTGTCACGCATGGAGGCAGAGGATCTGGTGCGGCGCAAAGCCGGCGGCCGCGGCTGGGAATTCCAGCACGTCATGGCCACCGTCGACGCGCACGACCAGAGCTACCGCTTCCGGATGATCGTGGAACCGGCCGCGCTGCTGGAGCCGGGCTTCACCGCCGACCCGGACGCCTTCGCCCTTCATCGGCACCAGCAGGAGGCATTGCTGCACGGGGACATCCTGCTGCTGCCGCGGGCGGAACTGTTCCAGGTCAACGCCTCGTTCCACGAGATGCTGGTGGCCTGCTCGGGCAACCAGTTCCTGCTGGACGCCGTGCGCCGCCAGAACCGGCTGCGTCGCCTGATCGAGTACCGGCACCAGGTCGACCGCTCCCGACTGGCCAACCAGGCCCGGGAGCACCTGCGGCTCCTGGACCTGGTGGAGAGGGGCGACCTGAAGGAGGCGTCGGCCTTCCTGCACGGACACCTGGACAAGGTGCGGTCGATCAAGACCGGGATCGACCGCGAGCCTTGA
- a CDS encoding MFS transporter has product MAINVDQSEATATMRTVSRRILPFLFVLYVVNYIDRANIGFAALEMNKELGLSSQAFGLAAGLFFWGYFLFEVPSNMALARFGARRWIARILVSWGILATVMAFVHSPMQLYVLRFLLGVAEAGFFPGIVVYLTYWFRKKEVATATALFLTAIPAAYIIAAPLSALIIDHIDWFGLSGWRWMFILEGVPAVALGIACFFVLTEKPADAKWLTERQRQWLTAELETEQQANPHARKLSTLKVMADPKVLLLAVIYFVYQAGSLGVGYWLPQIVKEFSAGLGNTAIGFISAIPYVVAALGMVWWSRHSDRLGERKLHSAIPLGLAAVTLIAAGFAHSPVLGMTLIALSLTGMYSFKSPFWALPTLFLTRSTAAVAVAVVNSIGNLGGFFGPYAIGWAKGSSGSATGGLLLLGALTAVAFVLTLAMRIGGRPQRSADRQSAPGEPQQPSSVTR; this is encoded by the coding sequence ATGGCGATCAACGTCGATCAGAGCGAGGCCACCGCGACGATGCGTACCGTCTCCCGGCGCATCCTCCCGTTCCTCTTCGTTCTCTATGTCGTCAACTACATCGACCGCGCGAACATCGGGTTCGCGGCCCTGGAGATGAACAAGGAACTGGGCCTGAGCAGTCAGGCCTTCGGCCTGGCCGCCGGCCTGTTCTTCTGGGGCTACTTCCTCTTCGAGGTGCCGAGCAACATGGCGCTCGCCCGGTTCGGCGCACGCCGCTGGATCGCCCGGATCCTGGTCAGTTGGGGGATCCTCGCCACTGTGATGGCCTTCGTGCACTCCCCGATGCAGCTGTACGTCCTGCGCTTCCTGCTCGGCGTCGCGGAGGCCGGTTTCTTCCCCGGCATCGTCGTCTACCTGACGTACTGGTTCCGCAAGAAGGAAGTCGCCACCGCCACCGCGCTCTTCCTCACCGCCATCCCCGCCGCCTACATCATCGCCGCCCCGCTCAGCGCGCTGATCATCGACCACATCGACTGGTTCGGTCTCAGCGGATGGCGCTGGATGTTCATCCTGGAGGGCGTTCCGGCCGTCGCGCTGGGCATCGCCTGCTTCTTCGTCCTCACCGAGAAGCCCGCAGACGCCAAGTGGCTCACCGAACGGCAACGGCAGTGGCTGACAGCTGAGTTGGAGACGGAGCAGCAGGCCAATCCGCACGCCCGGAAGCTGAGCACGCTGAAGGTGATGGCCGACCCGAAGGTGCTGCTGCTCGCCGTCATCTACTTCGTCTACCAGGCCGGCAGCCTCGGTGTCGGCTACTGGCTGCCGCAGATCGTCAAGGAGTTCTCCGCCGGCCTCGGCAACACCGCGATCGGCTTCATCAGCGCGATTCCGTACGTCGTGGCCGCACTCGGCATGGTGTGGTGGTCGCGGCACTCCGACCGCCTGGGCGAGCGCAAACTGCACTCCGCGATCCCTCTGGGGCTGGCCGCGGTCACCCTGATCGCCGCCGGTTTCGCCCACTCGCCGGTGCTCGGCATGACCCTCATCGCGTTGTCCCTGACTGGCATGTACAGCTTCAAGTCGCCGTTCTGGGCCTTGCCGACGCTGTTCCTGACCCGTTCCACCGCCGCCGTCGCGGTCGCCGTCGTCAACTCCATCGGTAACCTCGGCGGATTCTTCGGCCCGTACGCCATCGGCTGGGCCAAGGGCTCCAGCGGGTCGGCGACCGGTGGACTGCTGCTCCTCGGCGCCCTCACGGCCGTCGCGTTCGTCCTGACCCTGGCCATGCGGATCGGCGGACGTCCGCAGCGGTCTGCGGACCGGCAGTCGGCGCCGGGAGAGCCCCAGCAGCCCTCCTCGGTCACGCGCTGA